A single region of the Chitinophaga niabensis genome encodes:
- a CDS encoding RagB/SusD family nutrient uptake outer membrane protein, which produces MRKYISIIALFFLFCCKKSDWFDIKSDSSLTVPTTLTDFQYLLDDFTIVSQNTPGLGEVGSDDHYAPENSVMVPAEQNAYTWTNTLPNLKVDDWNKSYEKIFRCNLVLEGLKKIIPANSNELIQYNMIKGNALFHRAKNYFDLAQVYGQPYKASSSASDLGIPLREGIDITAPVTRASVKDTYERIITDLLTAVELLPNISQLKSRGSKASVFGLLARTYLIMGVYDKAGASADSSLSLYNTLLDFNKIGATVPNLGRFNAETIFYSQTTTFWFSIWMSAYVFVDPSLYALYNENDLRRTRFFTVSGGNIVFKGNYNNSTAGFSGLATDEQYLIKAECYARANNVAAAMKTLNDLLRTRWNSNVVYPELTAGNAEGALRIILTERRKELLFRTLRWMDLRRLNLDDRFRVTFSHKKNGITYTLEPDSHKYTLPIPDDVITFSNIPQSPGWVK; this is translated from the coding sequence ATGAGAAAATATATCTCTATTATCGCTCTGTTTTTTTTATTTTGCTGTAAGAAATCTGACTGGTTTGATATAAAATCAGACAGTTCTTTAACAGTTCCAACAACCTTAACAGATTTCCAATATCTTTTGGATGATTTTACCATTGTGAGCCAGAATACTCCAGGTTTGGGTGAGGTCGGATCTGATGATCACTATGCACCGGAGAATAGTGTTATGGTGCCGGCAGAGCAGAATGCTTATACATGGACAAATACACTTCCTAATTTGAAAGTTGACGATTGGAATAAGAGTTACGAGAAAATATTCAGATGCAATCTCGTGTTGGAGGGACTCAAAAAGATTATCCCTGCAAATTCTAATGAATTGATACAGTACAATATGATAAAGGGAAATGCACTGTTTCATCGAGCTAAAAACTACTTTGATTTAGCACAAGTATATGGGCAGCCTTATAAGGCATCAAGTTCAGCTTCGGATTTAGGTATTCCTTTGCGTGAGGGAATAGATATAACAGCGCCGGTAACGAGGGCATCCGTGAAAGACACTTATGAGAGAATTATTACAGATTTATTGACTGCAGTAGAATTGCTACCAAATATATCTCAACTTAAGTCAAGAGGCTCAAAAGCAAGTGTGTTTGGGCTATTAGCAAGAACTTATCTCATAATGGGTGTATATGATAAAGCTGGAGCTTCAGCGGATTCTTCGCTAAGTTTATATAATACATTGCTTGACTTTAATAAAATAGGAGCTACAGTTCCAAATTTGGGACGATTTAATGCAGAGACTATTTTTTATTCACAAACAACTACATTCTGGTTTTCAATTTGGATGTCTGCATATGTTTTTGTTGACCCTAGCTTGTATGCTTTGTACAACGAAAATGACCTTCGCAGAACACGCTTCTTTACGGTAAGCGGAGGTAATATTGTTTTTAAAGGAAACTATAATAATTCTACAGCAGGTTTCAGCGGTTTAGCAACCGATGAGCAGTATCTAATTAAAGCGGAATGCTATGCTAGAGCCAATAATGTAGCAGCTGCTATGAAAACCTTGAATGATTTACTCAGAACTAGATGGAATAGTAACGTTGTATATCCAGAGTTGACTGCAGGAAATGCCGAAGGAGCATTGAGAATAATATTAACAGAAAGAAGAAAGGAGTTGTTGTTTCGCACCTTGAGATGGATGGATTTGCGGCGATTAAATCTTGACGATCGGTTTAGAGTGACCTTTAGTCATAAGAAAAACGGAATTACTTATACTCTAGAACCAGATAGTCATAAATACACATTGCCAATACCAGATGATGTGATTACTTTCTCAAATATTCCTCAATCTCCAGGATGGGTAAAATGA